The following proteins are encoded in a genomic region of Streptomyces lunaelactis:
- a CDS encoding bifunctional salicylyl-CoA 5-hydroxylase/oxidoreductase has protein sequence MPRRPSWDSAPEPAPQTPAGLEAAGPARSARPAIEDTAEGGTGSTTPAPAVGPPAIAPEPNTVPAPRSRPALRVAVIGGGPGGLYAAALLKRLDPAREITVWERNGPDDTFGFGVVLSDETLGGIEHADPAVYRALQDEFVRWDDIDIVHRGRTLTSGGHGFAALGRRRLLEILHERCASLGVRLRFRTPAPPAAELAESYDLVIAADGVHSLTREAHADAFAPRVTTHRCRYIWLAADFAFDAFRFEIAETEHGPMQLHGYPYAPNASTVIVEMREEVWRAAGLDACDERQSTDQCAKIFADALGGRPLRGNAVSSGGPPGFPSPWIAFRTVVNDRWSHGNTVLLGDAAHTAHFSIGSGTKLAVEDALALAACIEEQPSLDKALAAYETERRPVVESTQRAAAASLRWFEELGTCLDQPPRQFAFNLLTRSRRVTHDNLRLRDPAFTDLVERDFGCPPGTPPMFTPLRLRGLTLRNRVVVSPMDMYSAADGIPGDFHLVHLGARALGGAGLVMTEMVCVSAEGRITPGCTGLYTAEQGAAWRRVTDFVHHNSPGTAIGVQLGHSGRKGSTKLMWEGIDQPLDQGNWPLSAASALPYRSGVNQVPHALDRAGLNDIRDQFAAATQRAARSGFDLLELHCAHGYLLSGFLSPLTNHRTDSYGGSLDNRLRFPLEVFDAMRGIWPDDRPMTVRISATDWAQGGTTAEDAVEIARAFAAHGADAIDVSTGQVVADEQPEYGRSYQTPYADRIRNTLGIPVITVGAISSWDDVNSLLLAGRADLCALARPHLYDPHWTLHAAAEQDYAGPGAPWPLPYGAGSRKPPTGRTDAPKPRLTLK, from the coding sequence ATGCCGCGCCGCCCCAGCTGGGACTCCGCGCCAGAGCCCGCGCCTCAAACGCCGGCGGGGCTCGAGGCTGCCGGTCCGGCACGTTCAGCCCGTCCGGCGATTGAGGACACGGCCGAAGGCGGTACGGGTTCGACCACCCCAGCTCCTGCGGTCGGGCCGCCCGCCATCGCCCCCGAGCCCAATACCGTTCCCGCGCCCCGGTCCCGCCCCGCCCTCCGGGTCGCCGTCATCGGCGGCGGTCCCGGCGGGCTCTATGCCGCCGCCCTCCTCAAGCGGCTCGATCCCGCCCGTGAGATCACCGTCTGGGAGCGGAACGGGCCCGATGACACCTTCGGCTTCGGGGTCGTCCTCTCCGACGAGACCCTCGGCGGCATCGAGCACGCCGACCCCGCCGTCTACCGCGCCCTCCAGGACGAGTTCGTACGCTGGGACGACATCGACATCGTCCACCGCGGCCGGACCCTCACCTCCGGCGGGCACGGCTTCGCCGCACTCGGGCGGCGCCGGCTGCTGGAGATCCTGCACGAGCGCTGCGCGTCCCTCGGCGTACGGCTCCGCTTCCGCACCCCCGCGCCACCCGCCGCCGAGCTGGCCGAGTCGTACGACCTCGTCATCGCAGCCGACGGCGTGCACAGCCTCACCCGCGAGGCGCACGCCGACGCCTTCGCGCCCCGCGTCACCACCCACCGCTGCCGTTACATCTGGCTCGCCGCCGACTTCGCCTTCGACGCCTTCCGCTTCGAGATCGCCGAGACCGAGCACGGCCCGATGCAGCTCCACGGCTACCCCTACGCGCCCAACGCCAGCACCGTCATCGTCGAGATGCGCGAGGAGGTCTGGCGCGCCGCCGGTCTCGACGCCTGCGACGAGCGGCAGTCCACCGACCAGTGCGCCAAGATCTTCGCCGACGCCCTCGGCGGCCGCCCGCTGCGCGGCAACGCTGTGTCCTCCGGCGGGCCCCCCGGATTCCCCTCGCCCTGGATCGCCTTCCGTACTGTCGTCAACGACCGCTGGTCCCACGGCAATACGGTGCTGCTCGGCGACGCCGCCCACACCGCCCACTTCTCCATCGGCTCCGGCACCAAGCTCGCCGTCGAGGACGCGCTCGCGCTCGCCGCCTGCATCGAGGAGCAGCCGAGCCTCGACAAGGCACTCGCCGCATACGAGACCGAGCGCCGCCCGGTCGTCGAGTCCACCCAGCGCGCGGCGGCCGCCAGCCTCCGCTGGTTCGAGGAGCTCGGCACCTGTCTCGACCAGCCGCCCCGGCAGTTCGCTTTCAACCTGCTCACCCGCAGCCGCCGTGTCACCCACGACAATCTGCGGCTGCGCGACCCGGCCTTCACCGACTTGGTCGAGCGCGACTTCGGATGCCCGCCGGGCACACCCCCCATGTTCACGCCGCTCCGGCTGCGCGGACTGACCCTGCGCAACCGCGTGGTCGTCTCACCCATGGACATGTACAGCGCTGCCGACGGCATCCCCGGCGACTTCCATCTCGTCCACCTCGGCGCACGGGCGCTCGGCGGGGCCGGTCTCGTCATGACCGAGATGGTCTGCGTGAGCGCGGAGGGCAGGATCACCCCCGGCTGCACGGGCCTCTACACCGCCGAACAGGGCGCGGCCTGGCGCCGCGTCACCGACTTCGTGCACCACAACTCACCGGGCACGGCGATCGGCGTCCAGCTCGGCCATTCCGGCCGCAAGGGCTCCACCAAGCTCATGTGGGAAGGCATCGACCAGCCGCTCGACCAGGGCAACTGGCCGCTCTCCGCCGCCTCTGCGCTCCCGTACCGGAGCGGAGTCAACCAGGTCCCGCACGCCCTGGACCGCGCCGGACTGAACGACATCCGCGACCAGTTCGCCGCCGCGACCCAGCGCGCCGCCCGCAGTGGCTTCGATCTCCTCGAACTCCACTGCGCCCACGGCTATCTGCTCTCCGGCTTCCTCTCGCCCCTCACCAACCACCGGACCGACTCCTACGGCGGCTCCCTCGACAACCGCCTCCGCTTCCCCCTCGAAGTCTTCGACGCGATGCGCGGCATCTGGCCCGACGACCGGCCCATGACCGTCCGCATCTCCGCCACGGATTGGGCGCAGGGCGGCACCACCGCCGAGGACGCGGTCGAGATCGCCCGCGCCTTCGCCGCCCACGGCGCCGACGCGATCGACGTCTCCACGGGACAGGTCGTCGCCGACGAACAGCCCGAGTACGGCCGCTCGTACCAGACTCCGTACGCCGACCGGATCCGTAACACCCTCGGCATCCCCGTCATCACGGTCGGCGCGATCTCCTCCTGGGACGACGTCAACTCGCTTCTGCTGGCGGGCCGCGCCGACCTCTGCGCCCTGGCCAGGCCCCACCTCTACGACCCCCACTGGACGCTGCACGCGGCGGCCGAGCAGGACTACGCAGGACCGGGCGCGCCCTGGCCCCTCCCGTACGGGGCCGGCAGCCGCAAGCCGCCGACCGGCCGCACGGACGCGCCGAAACCGAGACTCACGCTGAAGTGA
- a CDS encoding PaaX family transcriptional regulator, with protein sequence MAEQHTPRSLIVTLYGAYGRERPGSLPVAELIRLLAVLGVDAPSVRSSVSRLKRRGLLIPERTPDGAAGYALSDDARQLLDDGDRRIYTRHSPQLSEGWVLAVFSVPEAERSKRHLLRSRLARLGFGAAAPGVWIAPARLHEETRHTLRRLRLDPYVELFRGEHLGFAATAEAVARWWDLGAIAKQHEEFLDLHEPVLRAWEARDEVPAREAYRDYLPALDSWRRLPYVDPGLPAELLPQGWPGERSADVFARLHALLRDAGAQFVET encoded by the coding sequence GTGGCCGAGCAGCACACCCCCCGATCCCTGATCGTCACCCTGTACGGCGCGTACGGACGCGAACGGCCGGGCTCCCTTCCCGTGGCCGAACTCATCCGTCTGCTGGCGGTTCTCGGCGTCGACGCTCCGTCCGTACGCTCGTCGGTCTCCCGGCTCAAACGCCGCGGCCTGCTGATCCCCGAGCGCACTCCGGACGGCGCCGCCGGCTACGCCCTGTCGGACGATGCCCGCCAGCTGCTCGACGACGGCGACCGGCGGATCTACACGCGCCACTCGCCCCAGCTGTCCGAGGGCTGGGTGCTCGCCGTCTTCTCCGTGCCGGAGGCCGAGCGCAGCAAGCGTCATCTGCTGCGTTCACGTCTTGCCCGGCTCGGTTTCGGGGCGGCGGCGCCCGGTGTGTGGATCGCGCCGGCCCGGCTGCACGAGGAGACCCGGCACACGCTGCGACGGCTGCGGCTCGACCCGTATGTCGAGCTGTTCCGCGGCGAGCACCTCGGCTTCGCGGCGACGGCGGAGGCGGTGGCGCGCTGGTGGGACCTGGGGGCGATCGCCAAGCAGCACGAGGAGTTCCTGGATCTGCACGAGCCGGTGCTGCGGGCGTGGGAGGCGCGCGACGAGGTGCCCGCGCGGGAGGCGTACCGGGACTATCTGCCGGCGCTGGACTCCTGGCGGCGGCTGCCGTACGTGGATCCGGGGCTGCCGGCCGAGCTGCTGCCGCAGGGCTGGCCGGGGGAACGGTCGGCGGATGTCTTCGCGCGGCTGCACGCGCTGCTGCGGGACGCGGGTGCGCAGTTCGTGGAGACGTGA
- a CDS encoding AMP-binding protein, which produces MELTPSAHLDTFPRDHLPPAGQWPELLFDLPELNYPQRLNCGAELLDRTIERFGAGRPVFRTGGGEVWTYGELRDQVDRIAHVLTSGLGVVPGNRVLLRGPTTPWLAACWLAVLKAGAVAVTVLAQQRAKELATVCEIAAVSHALCDIRSVDDLAMAEVPGLRITSYGGDSPDDLLRLAAERAPEPYAPVATAADDVALIAFTSGTTGRPKGCMHFHRDVLAVADTFSARVLRPERDDVFAGSPPLGFTFGLGGLVIFPMRVGACALLLEQAGPTQLLPAIAEHRVSVLFTAPTAYRVMLDSLDAHDTGSLRRCVSAGENLPAATWQAWQERTGLRIINGIGATELLHIFISAADDAIRPGTTGIPVPGWHARVVDSTGCPVADGEPGLLAVRGPVGCRYLADPRQEDYVRDGWNLTGDTYVREPDGYFRYVARADDMIISAGYNIAGPEVEDALLQHPDVSEAAVIGRSDALRGQIVVAYVVLREGVPTGDDTVTALRDSVKRRLTPYKCPREFVFLDALPRTPTGKLQRFRLRALE; this is translated from the coding sequence ATGGAGCTGACACCCTCGGCCCACCTCGACACCTTTCCGCGCGACCACCTCCCGCCCGCCGGGCAGTGGCCGGAACTCCTCTTCGACCTGCCCGAACTGAACTATCCGCAGCGGCTCAACTGCGGCGCCGAACTGCTGGACCGTACGATCGAGCGCTTCGGCGCCGGCCGGCCCGTCTTCCGCACCGGGGGCGGCGAGGTCTGGACCTACGGAGAGCTGCGCGACCAGGTCGACCGGATCGCGCATGTCCTTACCTCCGGCCTCGGTGTGGTCCCCGGAAATCGCGTCCTGCTGCGCGGTCCGACGACGCCGTGGCTCGCGGCCTGCTGGCTGGCCGTGCTGAAGGCGGGCGCGGTGGCGGTCACCGTACTGGCCCAGCAGCGGGCCAAGGAGCTGGCCACGGTGTGCGAGATCGCGGCCGTCAGCCACGCCCTGTGCGACATCCGGTCCGTCGACGATCTGGCGATGGCCGAGGTGCCGGGGCTGCGCATCACCTCGTACGGGGGTGACTCCCCCGACGATCTGCTGCGGCTGGCCGCCGAGCGGGCACCGGAGCCGTACGCGCCGGTGGCGACCGCGGCCGACGATGTCGCGCTGATCGCCTTCACCTCGGGCACGACCGGCCGCCCCAAGGGATGCATGCACTTCCACCGCGACGTGCTGGCCGTCGCGGACACCTTCTCCGCGCGCGTACTGCGGCCGGAGCGCGACGACGTCTTCGCGGGCAGCCCGCCGCTGGGCTTCACCTTCGGGCTCGGCGGCCTGGTGATCTTCCCGATGCGGGTGGGGGCCTGCGCGCTGCTGCTCGAACAGGCGGGCCCCACACAGCTGTTGCCCGCGATCGCCGAGCACCGGGTATCGGTCCTGTTCACCGCGCCGACCGCGTACCGCGTGATGCTGGACAGTCTCGACGCGCACGACACCGGCTCGCTGCGGCGCTGTGTGTCGGCCGGTGAGAATCTGCCCGCCGCGACCTGGCAGGCCTGGCAGGAGCGGACCGGGCTGCGCATCATCAACGGCATCGGCGCGACCGAGCTGCTGCACATCTTCATCTCGGCGGCGGACGACGCGATCAGACCGGGGACGACCGGAATCCCCGTTCCGGGGTGGCACGCGCGCGTGGTGGACTCCACCGGCTGTCCGGTGGCGGACGGGGAGCCGGGGCTGCTGGCCGTGCGCGGCCCGGTGGGCTGTCGCTATCTGGCCGATCCTCGCCAGGAGGACTACGTGCGCGATGGCTGGAATCTCACCGGCGACACATATGTGCGCGAGCCCGACGGCTACTTCCGCTATGTCGCCCGCGCCGACGACATGATCATTTCGGCCGGGTACAACATCGCGGGACCGGAGGTCGAGGACGCGCTGCTGCAACACCCGGATGTGTCGGAGGCGGCGGTGATCGGCCGTTCCGACGCGCTGCGGGGACAGATCGTGGTGGCGTACGTCGTACTGCGGGAAGGGGTCCCGACCGGCGACGACACCGTCACCGCGCTAAGGGACTCGGTGAAACGGCGGCTGACTCCGTACAAGTGTCCGCGCGAATTCGTCTTCCTCGATGCGCTGCCGCGCACCCCGACCGGCAAGCTGCAGCGCTTCCGCCTGCGGGCCCTAGAGTGA
- a CDS encoding acyl-CoA dehydrogenase family protein, whose protein sequence is MPVFSLDPAQTAWCAQLRTLSAERLRPLAEKSEPGRVNRPLVAALGELGLLQRLFGAGALELCLLRESLAYGCTEAETALALQGLGTYPVVQAGSAAQQERWLPEVIAGRAVAAFALSEPDAGSDAAALALRAVPDQGGWRLSGEKRWISNAPEADFYTVFARTTESAGARGVTAFLVPADRPGLSGTGLEMLSPHPIGALTFDDVPVTPDDVLGERDRGFRVAMNTLNLFRPSVGAFAVGMAQAALDATIGHTARRTAFGGPLKDLQSVAHQVAEMATRTEAARLLVYAAAAAYDEGAADVPKRSAMAKLLATETAQYVVDAAVQLHGARALQRGHLLEHLYREVRAPRIYEGATEVQRTIIAKELYAQAPHTGELYTEESRTGESRTEEPHA, encoded by the coding sequence ATGCCCGTATTTTCGCTCGATCCGGCACAGACCGCCTGGTGTGCGCAGCTGCGCACCCTGTCCGCCGAGCGGCTGCGACCGCTCGCGGAGAAGTCCGAGCCGGGCCGCGTCAACCGCCCACTGGTCGCCGCCCTCGGCGAACTCGGCCTGCTCCAGCGCCTGTTCGGGGCCGGTGCGCTCGAGCTGTGTCTGCTGCGCGAATCGCTGGCGTACGGCTGCACGGAGGCGGAGACCGCCCTTGCCCTGCAGGGGCTCGGCACCTACCCCGTCGTCCAGGCCGGCTCGGCCGCGCAGCAGGAGCGCTGGCTCCCCGAGGTGATCGCCGGGCGGGCCGTCGCCGCGTTCGCGCTGAGCGAGCCGGACGCGGGATCGGACGCGGCGGCCCTCGCGCTCAGAGCCGTACCGGACCAGGGGGGCTGGCGGCTGAGCGGCGAGAAGCGCTGGATCTCCAACGCCCCGGAAGCCGACTTCTACACCGTCTTCGCCCGTACGACCGAGAGCGCCGGCGCCCGTGGTGTCACCGCGTTCCTCGTCCCCGCCGACCGGCCGGGGCTGAGCGGGACCGGTCTTGAGATGCTCTCCCCGCACCCCATCGGCGCGCTCACCTTCGACGACGTGCCCGTCACCCCCGACGACGTCCTCGGCGAGCGGGACCGCGGCTTCCGAGTCGCCATGAACACCCTCAACCTCTTCCGGCCGAGCGTCGGCGCCTTCGCCGTCGGCATGGCCCAGGCCGCCCTGGACGCCACCATCGGCCACACCGCGCGACGTACCGCCTTCGGCGGCCCCCTCAAGGACCTCCAGTCGGTCGCGCACCAGGTCGCCGAGATGGCGACGCGCACCGAAGCCGCCCGCCTTCTGGTGTACGCCGCGGCCGCCGCGTACGACGAAGGCGCCGCCGACGTGCCGAAGCGGTCCGCCATGGCGAAACTGCTGGCCACGGAGACCGCTCAGTACGTCGTCGACGCCGCCGTCCAGCTGCACGGGGCGCGCGCGCTCCAGCGCGGCCATCTGCTGGAGCATCTGTACCGCGAGGTCCGCGCGCCCCGGATCTACGAGGGCGCCACCGAGGTCCAGCGCACGATCATCGCCAAGGAGCTGTACGCACAGGCGCCGCACACAGGGGAGCTGTACACAGAGGAGTCCCGTACAGGGGAGTCCCGTACAGAGGAGCCGCACGCATGA
- a CDS encoding RidA family protein — protein MSLHRHNPAELSPPTGFSHAITATGSRLVFLAGQTALDTGGKIVGETLPEQFETALANLLTALAAAGGAPQDLARVTVYATDVADYRAHAPELGRVWRRLAGRDYPAMAVIGVARLWDDEALVELDGTAVLP, from the coding sequence ATGAGCCTGCACCGCCACAATCCGGCCGAGCTCTCGCCGCCCACCGGCTTCTCCCACGCCATCACCGCCACCGGCTCGCGGCTGGTGTTCCTGGCCGGACAGACCGCGCTGGACACCGGAGGGAAGATCGTCGGGGAGACGCTGCCCGAGCAGTTCGAGACGGCGCTGGCCAATCTCCTCACCGCCCTCGCGGCCGCCGGCGGCGCCCCGCAGGACCTCGCCCGCGTCACGGTCTACGCCACCGATGTCGCCGACTACCGTGCGCACGCCCCCGAACTGGGCCGAGTCTGGCGGCGGTTGGCGGGCCGCGACTACCCCGCGATGGCGGTGATCGGGGTGGCACGGCTCTGGGACGACGAGGCTCTGGTGGAGCTGGACGGGACCGCGGTGCTCCCCTAG
- a CDS encoding alpha/beta fold hydrolase has protein sequence MPEIELSAGTIAYEDTGGSGPVVVLLHGLVHDATVWRKVVAGLGRDHRCIAPTLPYGAHRTPMRADVPLSPDSVNELIAEFLDRLDLREVTLVENDCGRAQTVAGRHPERLARLVLISCEAFDNYPPGVPGKMISLVCKVPGGIAVMARVLGLKPLRRLPIGFGALTKRPVPDEIADGWLRPLLTDKAIRHDFRRYNAGVRRTELLEAVEGLRKFDRPALVVWATEDRMMPREHGRRLAELLPRGRLLEIEDSCTLIAEDQPERLTQALRTFVAEPAGERS, from the coding sequence ATGCCGGAGATCGAGCTCAGCGCGGGGACCATCGCGTACGAGGACACGGGAGGCTCCGGCCCCGTCGTCGTCCTGCTGCACGGGCTGGTCCACGACGCGACGGTCTGGCGCAAGGTCGTCGCCGGCCTGGGGCGGGACCACCGCTGCATCGCGCCGACCCTGCCCTACGGCGCCCACCGCACCCCGATGCGCGCGGACGTCCCGCTCAGCCCCGACTCCGTCAACGAGCTGATCGCGGAGTTCCTGGACCGCCTCGACCTGCGCGAGGTGACCCTCGTCGAGAACGACTGCGGCCGCGCCCAGACGGTCGCGGGACGGCACCCCGAGCGGCTCGCCCGGCTGGTGCTCATCTCCTGCGAGGCCTTCGACAACTATCCGCCGGGTGTACCCGGCAAGATGATCTCGCTCGTCTGCAAGGTGCCGGGCGGCATCGCGGTCATGGCCCGCGTCCTGGGGCTGAAGCCGCTGCGACGGCTGCCCATCGGCTTCGGCGCGCTCACCAAGCGCCCGGTGCCGGACGAGATCGCCGACGGCTGGCTGCGCCCGCTGCTGACCGACAAGGCCATCAGGCACGACTTCCGCCGCTACAACGCGGGCGTACGCAGGACCGAGCTGCTCGAAGCGGTGGAAGGACTGCGGAAGTTCGACCGGCCGGCGCTGGTGGTGTGGGCGACGGAGGACCGGATGATGCCGCGGGAACACGGCAGGCGGCTCGCCGAACTGCTGCCGCGGGGGCGGCTGCTGGAGATCGAGGACAGCTGCACGCTGATCGCCGAGGACCAGCCGGAGCGGCTGACGCAGGCGCTGCGTACGTTCGTCGCGGAGCCGGCCGGGGAGCGGTCCTGA
- a CDS encoding MFS transporter, with product MTTPQPTPTSLTAASEKKGGGNGIALLVIASCQLMVVLDITIVNIALPQIQSSLDFSTTSLSWVVNAYTLTFGGLLLLGGRAGDILGRRRVFIFGVLLFALASLLGGLSQNSGQLLAARALQGVGGAIASPTSLALITTTFTEGPARNRAFGVFAAVSAGGGAIGLLAGGILVEWLDWRWVFFVNVPIALLIVLATPRHIKESERHPGHFDLTGALTSTLGMVALVYGFIRAAQEGWRDPLTLASFGAAVVLLAAFIMVERRSKQPITPLHMFADRNRSGTYGIMLSLAAAIFGMFFFLTLFVQNVLDFSPLQAGLAFLPVSALIAVGAGIASQLLPKYGPKPFMVTGSILAAVGLSWLTLTDIHSTYLGSVLGPMLIFSLGMGMNFVSLTLMAVSGVPTHETGAASGMLNATQQVGGSLGLSILVTVYGTASRNEAEDQIPNFMANATPVEQLNFQRTGQLPPPWGDEVLTSGVAAAFIVAAIFTVIAAVIAILAIQVRPADLERLQGGVTPGQP from the coding sequence ATGACGACCCCGCAGCCGACACCAACCTCGTTGACCGCCGCCTCGGAGAAGAAGGGCGGCGGCAACGGGATCGCGCTCCTCGTCATCGCCTCGTGCCAGTTGATGGTGGTCCTCGACATCACCATCGTGAACATCGCGCTCCCGCAGATCCAGAGCTCGCTGGACTTCTCCACCACGAGTCTGTCCTGGGTCGTCAACGCCTACACGCTCACCTTCGGCGGTCTGCTGCTGCTCGGCGGCCGCGCCGGTGACATCCTCGGCCGGCGCCGTGTCTTCATCTTCGGCGTTCTGCTGTTCGCGCTCGCCTCCCTGCTCGGCGGCCTGTCCCAGAACTCCGGCCAGCTTCTCGCCGCGCGCGCCCTGCAGGGCGTGGGCGGCGCCATCGCGTCGCCGACCTCGCTCGCGCTGATCACCACCACCTTCACCGAAGGCCCTGCCCGCAACCGGGCGTTCGGCGTTTTCGCGGCGGTCTCCGCGGGCGGTGGCGCCATCGGCCTGCTGGCAGGCGGCATCCTCGTCGAATGGCTCGACTGGCGCTGGGTGTTCTTCGTCAATGTGCCGATCGCCCTGCTCATCGTTCTGGCGACCCCGCGCCACATCAAGGAGTCCGAACGCCATCCGGGCCACTTCGACCTGACCGGTGCGCTGACATCGACCCTCGGCATGGTGGCGCTGGTCTACGGCTTCATCCGTGCTGCCCAGGAAGGCTGGCGCGACCCGCTCACGCTCGCGTCGTTCGGCGCGGCGGTGGTGCTCCTGGCTGCCTTCATCATGGTCGAGCGCCGCTCGAAGCAGCCGATCACGCCGCTGCACATGTTCGCCGACCGCAATCGATCGGGCACCTACGGAATCATGCTCAGCCTCGCCGCCGCGATCTTCGGCATGTTCTTCTTCCTCACGCTCTTCGTGCAGAACGTACTGGACTTCAGCCCGCTACAGGCAGGGCTCGCCTTCCTGCCGGTGAGCGCGCTCATCGCGGTGGGCGCGGGCATCGCCTCCCAACTGCTGCCGAAGTACGGCCCGAAGCCCTTCATGGTGACCGGCTCGATTCTGGCCGCGGTGGGTCTGTCCTGGCTGACCCTGACCGATATCCACTCCACGTATCTGGGCAGCGTCCTGGGGCCGATGCTCATCTTCAGCCTCGGCATGGGCATGAACTTCGTCTCGCTGACGCTGATGGCCGTCTCCGGAGTGCCCACGCACGAGACGGGTGCGGCATCCGGCATGCTCAACGCCACCCAGCAGGTGGGCGGTTCGCTGGGCCTGTCCATCCTGGTCACGGTCTACGGCACGGCCAGCCGCAACGAGGCCGAGGACCAGATACCGAACTTCATGGCCAACGCCACCCCGGTGGAACAGCTCAACTTCCAGCGCACCGGACAGCTCCCCCCGCCCTGGGGCGACGAGGTGCTGACCTCGGGAGTCGCCGCCGCCTTCATCGTGGCCGCCATCTTCACGGTGATCGCCGCGGTGATCGCCATTTTGGCCATCCAGGTCCGTCCCGCCGACCTGGAACGCCTCCAGGGAGGGGTCACCCCGGGACAGCCCTGA
- a CDS encoding PP2C family protein-serine/threonine phosphatase, with protein sequence MRLEDIAREGGGDLVRADSPDGPGEAFSQAAASVGLAVLGTDTRYLFADAVYCRIAGEVRAGLEGRAVSPRAELSVGPAQFLAAALADGHSRVHVTSVSRCTWHRLTIHGEVAGLVGLLVETTSPAARPEAADLAERIGTTLDEVTTCQEVVSYLGTGLADAVAVDLLPEEPPAMGGPGLRRAAVAGRAELLPPYPPRAVLRGRLALDERHLALSLTVDDRVLGALLLVRADGSFGDRDVLIAQSAARRAAVAIEHARMFGQAQRTAVELQRALLTDPGLPHPNLQLATRYLPAGGGDLVGGDWFETVRLHFGRTLLVIGDVMGHGVEAAVDMNSYRAALRDVAAADLPPHRVLRRLDRDISDVATRRSATCLLVRVDPARMLAAFSSAGHLPPVVFGHDGVAQVIPVQVGPPLGTGVGGYDITSHSFEPGDTLLMFTDGLVERRGEDIDVSLDRLARVRPDPGGTLDGLVDEVLTELDAAHAEDDVALMAVRIRRKQAPDDQ encoded by the coding sequence ATGAGACTTGAGGACATCGCCCGCGAGGGAGGAGGTGATCTTGTGCGTGCCGACTCGCCTGACGGGCCAGGGGAGGCGTTCTCGCAGGCCGCGGCTTCGGTGGGGCTTGCGGTGCTCGGTACGGACACCAGATACCTCTTCGCGGACGCGGTCTACTGCCGCATCGCGGGGGAGGTGCGCGCGGGTCTTGAGGGCCGCGCCGTCAGCCCGCGGGCGGAGCTGAGCGTCGGCCCCGCGCAGTTCCTGGCCGCCGCGCTCGCCGACGGGCACTCCCGCGTGCATGTGACGTCGGTCAGCCGCTGCACCTGGCACCGGCTGACCATCCACGGCGAGGTGGCCGGCCTGGTGGGGCTGCTCGTCGAGACCACCTCCCCGGCCGCCCGCCCCGAGGCCGCGGACCTCGCCGAGCGGATCGGCACGACCCTCGACGAGGTGACCACGTGCCAGGAGGTGGTGAGCTACCTCGGTACCGGACTGGCCGACGCCGTCGCGGTCGACCTGCTGCCTGAGGAGCCGCCTGCCATGGGCGGGCCGGGTCTGCGGCGTGCCGCGGTGGCCGGCCGTGCGGAACTGCTTCCCCCGTACCCGCCCCGCGCCGTACTGCGCGGGCGGCTCGCCCTCGACGAACGGCACCTCGCGCTGTCGCTCACCGTCGACGACCGCGTGCTGGGCGCCCTGCTGCTCGTACGGGCGGACGGCAGTTTCGGCGACCGAGATGTGCTGATCGCCCAGTCGGCGGCCCGGCGGGCCGCCGTCGCCATCGAGCACGCCCGTATGTTCGGTCAGGCACAGCGCACGGCCGTCGAGCTCCAGCGGGCCCTGCTCACCGACCCCGGGCTCCCGCACCCGAACCTCCAGCTGGCCACGCGCTATCTGCCCGCGGGCGGCGGCGACCTGGTCGGCGGGGACTGGTTCGAGACCGTACGCCTGCACTTCGGGCGGACTCTGCTGGTGATAGGCGATGTGATGGGCCACGGCGTGGAAGCCGCGGTCGACATGAACAGCTACCGCGCCGCGCTCCGCGACGTCGCGGCCGCCGACCTCCCGCCGCACCGTGTACTGCGCCGACTGGACCGGGACATCTCCGATGTCGCCACCCGACGCTCGGCCACCTGCCTGCTCGTGAGGGTGGATCCCGCGCGTATGCTCGCCGCCTTCTCCAGCGCCGGCCATCTGCCGCCCGTCGTCTTCGGCCACGACGGCGTGGCCCAGGTGATCCCCGTGCAGGTCGGCCCGCCGCTCGGAACCGGCGTGGGCGGATACGACATCACCTCCCACAGCTTCGAGCCCGGTGACACCCTGCTGATGTTCACCGACGGCCTCGTCGAACGGCGCGGAGAGGACATCGACGTCTCCCTCGACCGCCTCGCCCGCGTCCGTCCCGACCCGGGCGGCACGCTCGACGGTCTGGTCGACGAGGTCCTGACCGAACTCGACGCCGCCCACGCGGAGGACGACGTCGCGCTCATGGCGGTCCGCATCAGGCGCAAGCAGGCACCGGACGATCAGTGA